Within Triticum dicoccoides isolate Atlit2015 ecotype Zavitan chromosome 1B, WEW_v2.0, whole genome shotgun sequence, the genomic segment CTATACATATTTTTTGTGCTAAAATTTTGTGATTTTGACTTCACTTACTAGGTTTAAGGGGTCCAGCCTTAAGGTTCTTGGAGACTTTGTAGGAAACAATAGTGAATGGGCAATTGTAGGTGGGAGTGGAGAGTTTGCATATGCACAAGGTGTAGTGGTCGCCAAAGTAATCCAAACTGTACCACCTACTCCCGGGCGTACTTGGGAGCTTCGTATCAGTGCTTTTTGTCTGTGCATCCCCAAAGCGGTGAGATACATTTACCAGTAATTAGTTTCCTATATTAAGTCCGCTTATATAAAATCGCATCTCACCTAATTACTTGGATTTACATAAATACAAATTTTTACGATATTCTATGTCGTTTGATCACCTATACCCAGATCCCAGTGACAAAGATGGGACCTTGGGGTGGGGATGGTGGGACATCCTTTGACATCACGGAGCTGCCTCGTTCTCTTCAAACTGTGACAATTAGATGTGGGGACGTGATTAACTCGGTTATGTTTTCCTACACTGACCAAACTGGCCAGAAGAAAACTGCTGGACAATGGGGTGGTGATGGTGCACTTACTGCAACAGTGAGTTATTTCTGATATTCCACTATAATTTCTGCATTTTTTTCCTGTGGTATAACTTACATCTCATACCCAATACATCCGCTCCCTTCCAGATCACACTTGCTCCTTCCGAGTTTATAAAGCAAGTTCTTGGAACTACCGGTGCAGTTGGAGGAGAGACAATTGTTACATCACTTACCTTGGTCAGTAGTGTTACAACATATGGGCCTTTTGGAAAAGCAAACGGTACCCCTTTTAGCAGCGAGGTTCCAGATGGTAACAACATTGGGGGATTCTATGCACGTGCTGGGGGGTCTGTCAATGCACTTGGCATTTACGCGTGCCCAATTTAGCACAATGGATGTGTTAAGTTGCTTCAGAATCTTCTTGCCCCGGTCAACGCCTCGCTCATTG encodes:
- the LOC119299067 gene encoding myrosinase-binding protein 2-like → MAATNPSYYQSGVCQDIKQKEHLFHLYMNQIFDGPGVTNANQVTVVNPPGQLFGFGHTVANDWTIHDGPAADANLVARARGMHMGAGKVDENWLFCHNILFTDTRFKGSSLKVLGDFVGNNSEWAIVGGSGEFAYAQGVVVAKVIQTVPPTPGRTWELRISAFCLCIPKAIPVTKMGPWGGDGGTSFDITELPRSLQTVTIRCGDVINSVMFSYTDQTGQKKTAGQWGGDGALTATITLAPSEFIKQVLGTTGAVGGETIVTSLTLVSSVTTYGPFGKANGTPFSSEVPDGNNIGGFYARAGGSVNALGIYACPI